Proteins from one Akkermansiaceae bacterium genomic window:
- a CDS encoding IS4 family transposase yields MTKQPVLPGDFLESADPTLRQRSFGHIPVFWAWLAQILEANASCQRAVGFIQSWCRTCGLSVPSSDTSSYCKARLRVDIRFLHAIHRRIRDHLGARISGADRWQGFNLVAMDGSSVQLRDTAANQRAYPQPSGQKPGCGFPTMGIVGLVNLCHGGWEQVVACPHTRHDSRAAGGLIAHLHAGDLLLADRAFCSYELIARCQGRGAHALMRLHQARAKSLDWREGKRISAYERIVTWTRPQRPPGSGLSPAEWEALPASMELRLIKVRYENRAGEKGELIVVTTLTDPSRHCGMELADLYARRWDIELKLRDLKTTMGMERFDVNTPEMAQKTLLMGVIAFNLIRSVMQRAADRAGEPTRHMSFKGDAGSGGGQPRELPGARGPSAQTGGGDGCPGGNLRDEEDLHPPLQERTEGGETEAQTLSVPNPPPLRIRGNPPPQSIQKTGLIPCHSSQTSMIDVLIF; encoded by the coding sequence GTGACCAAACAACCCGTCCTGCCCGGGGACTTCCTCGAATCCGCGGACCCCACCCTCCGCCAGCGCAGCTTCGGCCACATCCCTGTGTTCTGGGCGTGGCTGGCCCAGATCCTGGAAGCCAACGCCTCCTGCCAGCGGGCCGTCGGCTTCATCCAGAGCTGGTGCCGCACCTGCGGCCTGTCCGTGCCGTCGTCGGACACCTCCAGCTACTGCAAGGCGCGGCTCCGGGTGGACATCCGCTTCCTTCATGCCATCCACCGGCGCATCCGCGACCACCTCGGCGCCCGCATCTCCGGTGCGGACCGCTGGCAGGGCTTCAATCTGGTGGCCATGGACGGCAGCTCGGTCCAGCTGCGGGACACCGCAGCCAACCAGCGGGCCTATCCCCAGCCGTCCGGGCAGAAGCCGGGCTGCGGCTTTCCTACCATGGGCATCGTAGGTCTGGTGAACCTCTGCCACGGCGGCTGGGAGCAGGTGGTTGCCTGCCCGCATACCCGGCACGACAGCAGGGCGGCCGGCGGACTCATCGCCCACCTGCATGCGGGAGACCTGCTGCTGGCGGACCGGGCGTTCTGCTCCTACGAACTCATCGCCCGCTGCCAGGGACGCGGGGCCCATGCCCTCATGCGTCTCCACCAGGCGCGGGCCAAGTCGCTCGACTGGAGGGAAGGGAAACGGATCTCCGCCTACGAGCGCATCGTCACCTGGACGCGCCCCCAACGACCTCCGGGCAGCGGGCTTTCCCCTGCGGAGTGGGAGGCATTGCCCGCATCGATGGAACTGCGGCTCATCAAGGTGCGCTACGAAAACCGGGCCGGGGAGAAAGGCGAACTCATCGTCGTCACCACCCTGACCGATCCCTCGAGGCATTGCGGCATGGAACTGGCCGACCTCTACGCCCGGCGCTGGGACATCGAACTGAAGCTCCGTGACCTGAAGACCACGATGGGCATGGAGCGGTTCGACGTGAACACTCCGGAGATGGCGCAGAAGACGCTGCTGATGGGGGTGATCGCCTTCAACCTCATCCGCAGCGTCATGCAGCGGGCGGCGGACCGTGCCGGGGAACCGACCCGGCACATGAGTTTCAAGGGGGACGCTGGATCTGGTGGCGGCCAGCCACGAGAGCTTCCGGGAGCACGCGGGCCGTCCGCTCAAACGGGCGGCGGCGATGGATGCCCTGGTGGCAACCTGCGCGACGAAGAGGATCTACATCCGCCCCTTCAGGAAAGAACCGAGGGCGGTGAAACGGAGGCCCAAACCCTCTCCGTTCCTAACCCGCCACCGCTCCGAATACGGGGAAATCCACCACCGCAATCCATACAGAAAACCGGCTTAATCCCGTGCCATTCGTCTCAGACCTCAATGATTGATGTCCTGATCTTCTGA